The stretch of DNA CCAGCTGCCATGAGCCAGATAAACCAAcgcatgtgagatgccagtggtCCGAGTTCCCGCAGGTTTAACCATGGAGCATAAGAAGCAGCAATGAAGAAACAGATGACCATTCGTCACACATGTGCAAGCAGTGCTCCACTGTTCTTAGGTGGCTCTTTTTCCATGACACAATGTGAAATACTGTAGAAACAATGAAGAGGGCGCAGAGGCCCATGCCGTAAATCCGTGCGGTTATCTTTTCCCAGCAGTCCTCCGACAGCCGATGCAGGAGGGCACTGCCCACGATGGCCGGAACAATGAGGAACTGGGGATCTTAATCTTTTTCTTCATGGAGAAGAGAATTCCAGAAAAGAGTTGACGATAGGTCAGAACACTCCAATTGTTCCCCAGGTTCACACAGTCCCTGATGACTGCATGTGTGTAGCAGTTAGCAGCATGTTCATAACAAGTTGGTTTGTAGCGGCCATTGGCTGGGGCTCGATGGTTCATGTACTGCTGGAATCGATTGTTGAACCACATTGATCCTCCACTCCTTCCGGACCGGGAGCTCCGTCTCGTCAGCAGCGGCGGCCAGGCGCAGGGCCCTCATGGGCTTCAGCTGCTCCGGAGGcggcctgtgtgcca from Ochotona princeps isolate mOchPri1 chromosome 1, mOchPri1.hap1, whole genome shotgun sequence encodes:
- the LOC131480697 gene encoding LOW QUALITY PROTEIN: monocyte to macrophage differentiation factor-like (The sequence of the model RefSeq protein was modified relative to this genomic sequence to represent the inferred CDS: inserted 1 base in 1 codon); this encodes MWFNNRFQQYMNHRAPANGRYKPTCYEHAANCYTHAFLIVPAIVGSALLHRLSEDCWEKITARIYGMGLCALFIVSTVFHIVSWKKSHLRTVEHCLHMCDXMVICFFIAASYAPWLNLRELGPLASHMRWFIWLMAAGGTIYVFLYHKKYKLVELFFYLIMGFSPALVVTSMTNTDGLHELACGGLIYCLGVVFFKNDGIIPFAHAIWHLFVATAAAVHYYAIWKYLYRSPTDFMRHL